NNNNNNNNNNNNNNNNNNNNNNNNNNNNNNNNNNNNNNNNNNNNNNNNNNNNNNNNNNNNNNNNNNNNNNNNNNNNNNNNNNNNNNNNNNNNNNNNNNNNNNNNNNNNNNNNNNNNNNNNNNNNNNNNNNNNNNNNNNNNNNNNNNNNNNNNNNNNNNNNNNNNNNNNNNNNNNNNNNNNNNNNNNNNNNNNNNNNNNNNNNNNNNNNNNNNNNNNNNNNNNNNNNNNNNNNNNNNNNNNNNNNNNNNNNNNNNNNNNNNNNNNNNNNNNNNNNNNNNNNNNNNNNNNNNNNNNNNNNNNNNNNNNNNNNNNNNNNNNNNNNNNNNNNNNNNNNNNNNNNNNNNNNNNNNNNNNNNNNNNNNNNNNNNNNNNNNNNNNNNNNNNNNNNNNNNNNNNNNNNNNNNNNNNNNNNNNNNNNNNNNNNNNNNNNNNNNNAGGCACAAAGGGCTTCGTCTTGGCCCTATGTGTCAGAAGCTTGAGTTCTTCCTTTACTCGCCACCTCCAGGCATAAAGGCTAGGGGGCACGTTGTTGAAGACAAAGTCATTCCTAGTGTTTCATATAGCCCAAGCcacatgaataataatatacatAGCAAATGGTAGATGTAGATAATCTTTGAGCTTGGTAACCTGTGCTTGAATATCAGAAGTAATTGGACTCCAGCTTGGGAAAATATAGGTCCAACACATATGAGCAAACCTGCAATAGTAAAACAAGGTGACCTCTGGTTTCCAAAGTGAAGTCATTACACATGGGACATGTGTAATCATCAacaaagaattttttttctttgtaAAAGTTCTCTGGAATTGAGCTGGGTCATCAGGAGGAGCCAAAAGAAATTTTAATGCTTGAGTTGGCTACATGTTTTCCAAAGAGACTATATAGCAGGAATTGTCTGATgggatttcttattcttcttcttcagccATTACAACATGTAGTACACTAATCTTCCTCTTCATCCTAGGACATAATTTTCGGAGGGGCCTAACACCGGGTCGATTCCtatataccgaaaaaggctttcgccccactttataaataaagcaaaccgccaagaGTACACATACACGGACTAGTTCAGTACACACACACACCCGAGAGATATAACAATAATacaaaggttctgctgagggcacaactcaacaagcccaaaacacaaaaagaaaaggcGGCCGCAGCCGGCGACGACGACAAAGTCCAACATCTAATCAAGCTCTGGAGGAGGCGTCGGCGATAAGCGGGCGGCCATCGAgcggaggtcggcgatgaaggcgacccgatcctgagggcggctaagcggccgccagagctgcaagaaaCCAGACAATTTGAAGAGAGCGTCAGTGGCACGTCAGAGAGGGATGCACTGAATCACAAGCCTATTGCAGATGGTCCAGAGGGTCCACGCAAGTGTGCCAATCtcgagccacctaatgtggcgagagggCAGAGGGGAATTCTAGAGTAGCACCCCGGTACCAACACTACACTATTCGGATCTTGCCATCTCCCGTAGACTTCACATGGAATCAATCACAAGGACAttaaagacacacacacacacacacacacgcacgcacgcacacacacaaNNNNNNNNNNNNNNNNNNNNNNNNNNNNNNNNNNNNNNNNNNNNNNNNNNNNNNNNNNNNNNNNNNNNNNNNNNNNNNNNNNNNNNNNNNNNNNNNNNNNNNNNNNNNNNNNNNNNNNNNNNNNNNNNNNNNNNNNNNNNNNNNNNNNNNNNNNNNNNNNNNNNNNNNNNNNNNNNNNNNNNNNNNNNNNNNNNNNNNNNNNNNNNNNNNNNNNNNNNNNNNNNNNNNNNNNNNNNNNNNNNNNNNNNNNNNNNNNNNNNNNNNNNNNNNNNNNNNNNNNNNNNNNNNNNNNNNNNNNNNNNNNNNNNNNNNNNNNNNNNNNATATATATAggatcgcgctattcgtcaccctagatgaggaatagttattcttcaccccctctattttaccatcaatgcaacgTATTTTTACatttcgtaaattttgtcttatttcatatATAAGAAaagaacgtaagaaaatatatactcgTCGTAAAAAATATTGTATATTACGTAAAATTAcgaatgtaaaaacatagtgtaaaacatacataaaatatgatttttctggtcttataacctattttttttaatcaaattttacatattgaatcaatatgcatGTAATTATTTATATTGTAAACATAATTTATTTAGGAAGCgaccgtaagattacctcgggtgaagaataatttattctgcaccctggatgacgaatagtaacactatatatataaaaaggtatCTAATATTTTTTTCATGAGGTTAAAAATACATAGACTCACATGAATTTTTTCATGAAACTCATTTTGAGGTATCTAATAATTactaatgaagtatattaaaaaataataaaaaggtataaaagattcatctatgtggtgtatatatatatagggtctttCAACCAAGATCCAACTCATGCAATGTAACCAAATAAACCTTAGATAGGTAAGAATACAAATTGCCTTCCAAAGGATATAACAAAAGCAAGTGGCGTCCATCCTTGCCCAGATGGTTGTTTGTGGGATAACGAGCTAACTTCGTCTACGTTTGTGTGTCTTCAAGTTGGATTCTTCAAATCTACGTTACTCTTCATCGCCGgaggctgttctggtgcgctggttctATGGggacttagcacgacgacttcccaactGTCTAGCACAAGTTGTGCCCGAATCCGACGATGGACGGCCATGACGGCGGCGCACCTTCGGCTCGctcagtgcttgtagttgttgTTAGGTGGTCCATGAATCTGGATGTAAtgttaatatttttggtgtttgttATACTGCCATGATTAAAAatgaatagatcaaaagttttcccataaaaaaatattttataatcttggtcaaacatagAAATGTTTGActttctaaagaaaaaaaatgcacCTTACATTTTGGGACAGATAGAGTAGGAAATATCGCCAATTTCAAACGTTTTCGTGCCTTCGAGCTGAGCTCTTGGTGAAAAACAAGGCCCGAACCTAGCCTGCACACTGAGCTTTCGGGTCTAGGTATCCATGGCTAGGTTTATTCTCAACAGATCAATCAAGGCGGGAGTAGGGCTATTACCAGCGACTAGGGGGGAACCTAGGTAAATCATTTTCTGCGAGCCCTGGTATGTCACATGACTACCTAAATCCCATAGAACTACCACCAGCTGTGAGGCACCAATGAAATTTGCCAAGACACGCCATcccttttgaaaaaaaaaacagaataGTTCCAACACATGCAAAACACCGCCCATCATTTTTCAATGTCGATCGATGTCATTAGTCAAGCAAGACCACAAAGCTTCCAGTCGGTTTACAGCAGTGTTAGCAATTTTGATTATGATTTTCGAGCAACTCTTGTGTACATCTAAGAATGACAGTTTCAAACAGTAGCCAGTGCCACACACCATAGGGAAGACAAAAGCTTAAGAGTGAAGGACTGATAGGTAGTCCGTACTACCATATCAATGTACCGTTTATACTATATAGGCCTGTGCATGCACAGATGGGAAGGTCCACGGTCCAAAACGATCATTTGTTCGTCCAAGATAAGTCTGAAACAgctaagttttttttttttttttgcgggaagaaACAGCTAAGCTAGTGCGACACAACATAGGGAAAACTAAAACATAAGAGCAGAAGGTAATAAGAAGGTAAACACTTGATGAAGATATTAATGAAATTGCATCTGATGTCTTTTGATCACATGGCGATCAAATTATGCATCACATAGTAATAATTTTTACAATAGTTCCGCGTCGACAGGTTTGATCCCTTATTACAAAATTGACATCTGGCCATCCGGCGTTCACTACTGCTGGAAAATAACGAGCAGGtgcatgctccatggcgttcacatCGATGGATCGGTCCCACGGTATATTTGATATGATATATGTAGGAGATGAGCGATGGGTTGCGAGATTATTTACAGCGCCCATGTGTCGAACTTGCCGGAGACGAAGTCGTAGTGGCCGCCGACCAGCTTGAGGGTTCCATTGGCCACAGCCTCCTTGACGAACGGGTAGGTGCTCAGATTCTGGAGGGACACGTTGACGGCCTCCTGCAGAAACGAGAACGAACGTTTCAGAAACATATCATCTCTTTGTCAACAAGTTAATCAACTCATTCACATCTACAATTGTGGAAGCAACGAGAAATGGTAGATGGCAAATGGTGCGAAAGAGCGAACCTTTTCCAAGACGCCGCACTGCTCCTCGGGAGACATTTCTGAGCACTCATCCTTGACCTTCTTCCTGGCTGGGAACCCGATCCTCACCCAGTCCTCGACGAAGTGGCTGATAGACACCAACCGAGCAGCTCCAGTCAGAAAGAGATAACCAAATAAAGGTTCATTCAGATTTGAGCCTGTGTTTCACTCTACGAACTTACAAGGTGTCGTCGGCGCCATCCTTGAGGTTGAGCAGGGCCTTGATCCCGCCACAGCGGCTGTGGCCGATCACCACGATGACCTCAACCTTGAGGGCGCAGACGGCGTACTCGATGGCCGACCCGACACCAGTGTGCTTGTTCTTGCAGTAGCACGGGACCATGGCAGCGATGTTGCGGACCGTGAAGGCCTCACCAGGCTCCAGACCCAGGGTCACCGACGGGCACACGCGTGAGTCAGCGCACGCGAACACCATGTACTGCACAACCGAATCCTTTTAGTTGACAACATTtcatagtttattttattttactttactCAATATTTCAGTTACTTTTTTCTAGAAAAGACACCAAAATATGAGAACATTTCACAGTTTCTGCTGATAAGCAGATACGCTATTCTATTATGGCTTAGCCGCATTAGCCAGCAGGGAGAAGCAAACAAGCACATATGCTGATGCCGAAATGGCGTGTAGGTGGAGTGCACGTTTATGAAACAGCACTGCCACTTTTGACATACTGTGCCTGACGGCTTTTTATTCGGTCCGGCGGGAGAAAACCAGAAATAAATTTTGCTTTTGCAACATGGACCTGAAGAGTAGAGGATAGACAGACGCACGGGAAACAGAAAGGCAGGCAAAGCATGTAGCGGCAAGGTTCTTCCGTCGCTCGACCACAGCACCAAACTACCGAATAAAGACTTGATTATGACCCATGACAGCAGACCCGACGGACGATTGATCATCTGTCAGCCATGCCTTTCTGTGAGTTATCAAGAATGGAAGACAGGACCACCACTGTCTACAAGTTCTCCTCAGATTGATAGCA
This portion of the Triticum dicoccoides isolate Atlit2015 ecotype Zavitan chromosome 7A, WEW_v2.0, whole genome shotgun sequence genome encodes:
- the LOC119330221 gene encoding carbonic anhydrase, chloroplastic-like translates to MDPAVERLKTGFEKFKTEVYDQKPDLFEPLKAHQSPKYMVFACADSRVCPSVTLGLEPGEAFTVRNIAAMVPCYCKNKHTGVGSAIEYAVCALKVEVIVVIGHSRCGGIKALLNLKDGADDTFHFVEDWVRIGFPARKKVKDECSEMSPEEQCGVLEKEAVNVSLQNLSTYPFVKEAVANGTLKLVGGHYDFVSGKFDTWAL